One segment of Ricinus communis isolate WT05 ecotype wild-type chromosome 8, ASM1957865v1, whole genome shotgun sequence DNA contains the following:
- the LOC8266956 gene encoding LOB domain-containing protein 22, translating to MSSITRIGNGTTTQACAACKYQRRKCAPDCILAPYFPHDRQRQFLNAHKLFGVSNITKIIKNLNQPDKDEAMRTIIFQSDVRANDPVGGCYRIIRELQRQIEFHKNELDLVLHQLAICRAQTQQQQQPHFQILESDDSATLGCDIVNADSLDIYDPILQYQYAQTQEEEEFVVQDNNQQLQESINALAIQESSLSPSSPSLHLKQPFDNECDDIKPLLDINDVKFEPEELVERKFLQSTQLVISS from the coding sequence ATGAGCAGCATTACAAGGATTGGCAACGGCACCACCACCCAAGCTTGTGCTGCCTGCAAATACCAGCGCAGGAAGTGCGCTCCTGATTGCATTCTCGCCCCTTATTTCCCCCACGATCGCCAGAGACAATTCCTTAATGCCCATAAATTGTTTGGCGTAAGCAACATTACTAAAATCATCAAGAACCTTAACCAACCTGACAAGGACGAAGCCATGCGTACTATCATTTTTCAATCAGATGTTCGTGCCAATGATCCTGTCGGAGGCTGTTATCGAATCATTCGTGAGCTCCAACGACAGATCGAATTTCATAAGAATGAGCTTGATCTTGTTCTTCACCAACTAGCCATATGTCGGGCACAAActcaacagcagcagcagcctCATTTCCAAATCCTTGAAAGTGATGATTCAGCAACGTTGGGTTGTGATATAGTTAATGCCGACTCTTTGGATATCTACGATCCAATTTTGCAATATCAATACGCACAAacacaagaagaagaagaatttgttGTTCAAGATAATAATCAACAACTACAAGAAAGTATTAATGCGTTGGCTATTCAAGAATCTAGTCTTTCGCCATCATCTCCATCATTGCATCTTAAGCAGCCTTTTGACAACGAATGTGACGATATCAAGCCACTCCTTGATATTAACGATGTCAAGTTTGAGCCTGAAGAGTTAGTTGAAAGGAAGTTTCTGCAGTCGACCCAGTTAGTTATTTCATCGTAG
- the LOC8266957 gene encoding putative pentatricopeptide repeat-containing protein At1g17630, whose product MHHAAYSRSIHISIPLRIHNFPSIVTSSVSIFDYSQTHFKQYHQSSNNNALLDFFSHLLQQCTTIQHCQQIHTHVTVTSSFSSAFLAARLISVYARFGYLCDAQKVFDTTPFECRSNFILWNSILRANVSHECYENTIKLYVRMRKIGTLGDGFTFPLVIRACAYMGSFILGKTIHGHVLEMGFQSHLHVGNELIGMYAKLGRMRDARHLFDRMSVRSYISWNTMVSAYAFNYDCNGALEIFQRMESEGMEPNLVTWTSLISSYARSGWHEEAMELFGLMRMKGVEVSGEALAVVISICADLGAFVRAKIIHEYAVKGGFEEYSFVKSALICVYGKHGDVNGAWNLFLEMKNKSLASWNALITSHAEAGLCDEALEIFSQLERSGDCPRLRPNVVSWSAIIDGFASKGREKEALELFRRMQHAKILANAVTISTVLSLCAELAALHLGREIHGHVVRAVMVNNILVGNGLVNMYAKCGCLKEGHMIFEKTERKDLISWNSMITGYGMHGLGMNALETFDQMIKLGFKPDGVTFVAVLSSCSHSGLVPEGRRLFDQMLKKYRIEPQMEHYACMVDLLGRAGLLREASEIVKNMPVAPNACVWGALLNSCRMHNNTEIAEETASHLFNLSHRETTGTYMLLSNIYAASGRWEDSARVRTSAKTKGLKKNPGQSWIKVEKNVYTFSAGNNMQRGFEQIFEILEELTFQMEREGTVHDTDITPQAVYQETRLTMRV is encoded by the coding sequence ATGCATCATGCTGCTTATTCTCGAAGTATCCACATATCAATCCCTTTAAGAATCCATAATTTCCCTTCAATTGTCACCTCTTCAGTCTCTATATTCGACTACAGCCAAACCCACTTCAAACAATATCACCAATCTTCTAATAATAATGCACTTCTTGATTTTTTCAGTCACCTTCTTCAACAATGCACTACTATTCAACACTGTCAACAAATCCACACCCATGTCACTGTCACTTCTAGCTTTTCCTCTGCTTTCTTGGCTGCTCGTCTTATATCTGTGTATGCTCGTTTTGGCTATCTCTGTGATGCCCAGAAGGTATTTGACACAACCCCTTTTGAGTGTagatctaattttattttatggaatTCAATCTTGAGAGCTAATGTTTCTCATGAATGCTATGAGAACACCATTAAATTGTATGTTAGAATGAGAAAGATTGGAACTTTAGGAGATGGGTTTACTTTCCCTTTGGTCATTAGAGCTTGTGCCTATATGGGTAGTTTTATTTTGGGTAAAACAATTCATGGGCACGTCTTAGAAATGGGGTTTCAGAGTCATCTCCATGTTGGAAATGAATTAATTGGTATGTATGCAAAATTGGGTCGAATGAGAGATGCACGCCACCTGTTTGATAGAATGAGTGTTAGAAGTTATATCTCATGGAATACTATGGTCTCAGCCTATGCGTTTAACTATGATTGCAATGGTGCACTTGAGATTTTTCAAAGGATGGAATCTGAAGGAATGGAGCCAAATCTCGTTACTTGGACATCATTGATTTCAAGTTATGCGCGTTCTGGTTGGCATGAGGAAGCAATGGAGTTGTTTGGTTTAATGAGGATGAAAGGAGTTGAAGTGAGTGGTGAAGCACTTGCTGTGGTGATATCAATTTGTGCTGATCTGGGTGCTTTTGTTAGGGCTAAGATAATTCATGAATATGCGGTAAAAGGTGGGTTCGAAGAATACTCATTTGTGAAGTCTGCATTGATATGTGTGTATGGGAAACATGGAGATGTAAATGGTGCATGGAACTTGTTTCtggaaatgaaaaataagagTTTAGCAAGTTGGAATGCGTTGATAACATCACATGCAGAGGCTGGTTTATGTGATGAGGCTCTTGAAATATTTTCACAGTTGGAGAGATCAGGAGATTGTCCAAGGTTGAGGCCGAATGTAGTAAGTTGGAGTGCTATAATTGATGGCTTTGCTTCCAAGGGCCGAGAGAAGGAGGCTCTGGAACTTTTTCGACGAATGCAGCATGCAAAAATATTGGCAAATGCCGTGACAATTTCTACTGTTTTATCACTTTGTGCAGAGTTAGCTGCACTGCATCTTGGTAGGGAAATCCATGGACATGTGGTTAGAGCTGTGATGGTCAACAACATTCTGGTGGGAAATGGCTTGGTTAATATGTACGCAAAGTGTGGATGTCTCAAGGAAGGGCATATGATATTTGAGAAAACTGAGAGGAAAGATTTAATATCATGGAACTCTATGATCACAGGATATGGGATGCATGGACTTGGTATGAATGCTCTAGAAACTTTCGATCAAATGATTAAATTGGGATTTAAGCCGGATGGGGTTACCTTCGTTGCTGTTCTTTCTTCATGTAGTCATAGTGGGCTTGTTCCTGAGGGTCGTAGGCTTTTTGATCAGATGCTTAAGAAGTACAGGATTGAACCCCAGATGGAGCACTATGCTTGCATGGTTGACCTCCTAGGCCGTGCAGGATTATTGAGAGAAGCAAGTGAAATTGTGAAAAACATGCCAGTGGCACCTAATGCTTGTGTCTGGGGTGCTCTTTTGAATTCTTGCAGAATGCACAACAATACGGAAATTGCGGAAGAAACTGCTTCCCATTTGTTTAATCTTAGCCATAGGGAAACGACAGGAACTTACATGCTGCTCTCTAATATATATGCTGCAAGTGGTAGATGGGAAGATTCGGCTAGAGTGAGAACCTCGGCAAAGACAAAGGGCTTAAAGAAAAACCCTGGTCAGAGTTGGATTAAGGTGGAGAAGAATGTCTATACATTCTCTGCAGGAAACAATATGCAAAGAGGTTTCGAGCAAATCTTTGAGATTCTCGAGGAGCTGACGTTTCAAATGGAGAGGGAAGGAACTGTGCATGATACTGATATCACTCCACAGGCTGTATATCAAGAAACTAGATTGACTATGCGAGTTTAA
- the LOC8266958 gene encoding chaperonin CPN60-like 2, mitochondrial isoform X1 codes for MYRIASRLASSFGSSPSKKLVYGQLICSRSYVAKDISFGVGARAAMLQGINEVAEAVKVTMGPKGRNVIIEKSHGGPKVTKDGVTVAKSIKFKENAKNIGADLVKQVANATNTAAGDGTTCATVLTQAILTEGCKSVAAGVNVMDLRTGINMAIDAVVSDLKKSALMISTPEEITQVATISANGEREIGDLIARAMEKVGKEGVITVADGNTLENELEVVEGMKLARGYISPYFITDQKTQKCELENPFILIYEKKISDMNSLVRILELAVNKNRSLLVVAEDVESESLAMLILNKHHAGVKVCAIKAPGFGENRKANLDDLAILTGGEVISDDRGLTLDKVQIEMLGTAKKVTVSLDDTIVLHGGGDKKLIEERCEELRTAMDKSTAMFDKEKAQERLSKLSGGVAVFKVGGVSEAEVGERKDRVTDALNATRAAVEEGIVPGGGVALLYATKALDDLQAQNEDQKRGIEIIQNALKAPTSTIVSNAGFNAPVVLGKLLEQDDHNLGYDAAKGEYVNMVQAGIIDPLKVIRTALVDAASVSLLLTTTEAAVVDNPNEKKPPSRMPDMDAMDY; via the exons ATGTATAGAATAGCTTCAAGATTAGCTTCATCCTTTGG CTCCTCCCCTTCGAAGAAACTG GTTTATGGTCAGCTTATATGCAGCAGAAGTTATGTGGCTAAAGATATCAGTTTTGGGGTTGGGGCTCGTGCAGCTATGTTGCAGGGAATCAATGAGGTTGCAGAAGCTGTCAAAGTTACAATGGGACCAAAG GGTCGCAATGTTATAATCGAGAAAAGTCATGGGGGTCCCAAGGTGACAAAGGATGGTGTCACTGTTGCCAAAAGCATCAAGTTCAAAGAAAATGCTAAGAATATTGGTGCAGACCTTGTAAAGCAGGTTGCAAATGCTACAAATACCGCAGCAGGAGATG GTACAACATGTGCAACTGTCCTGACCCAGGCAATACTCACAGAGGGTTGCAAGTCTGTTGCTGCTGGTGTTAATGTTATGGATTTGCGAACTGGTATTAATATGGCTATTGATGCTGTCGTTTCTGACTTGAAAAAGAGCGCACTAATGATAAGCACACCAGAAGAAATCACACAG GTAGCCACCATCTCTGCAAATGGTGAACGTGAGATTGGAGACCTGATAGCAAGAGCAATGGAAAAAGTTGGGAAGGAAGGAGTCATCACTGTTGCT GATGGGAATACTTTGGAAAATGAGTTGGAAGTAGTGGAAGGAATGAAACTTGCCAGAGGTTATATatctccttattttattactgATCAGAAGACCCAGAAATGT GAACTTGAAAACCCTTTTATCCTCATTTATGAGAAGAAAATTTCAGACATGAATTCACTTGTAAGAATATTGGAACTGGCAGTAAAT AAAAACAGATCACTTCTAGTTGTGGCTGAGGATGTGGAGAGTGAATCTCTAGCTATGCTTATTCTCAACAAGCATCATGCTGGAGTTAAG GTTTGTGCCATTAAAGCTCCTGGTTTTGGGGAAAACAGAAAAGCAAATTTGGATGACCTCGCCATTCTTACCGGTGGAGAG GTTATCAGTGATGATCGTGGTTTGACATTGGACAAAGTCCAAATTGAAATGCTTGGTACTGCTAAGAAG GTTACTGTTTCTCTTGATGACACAATAGTTCTTCATGGTGGTGGGGATAAGAAACTGATTGAAGAAAGATGTGAGGAG CTGAGGACAGCCATGGATAAGAGTACTGCCATGTTTGACAAGGAAAAAGCTCAGGAACGACTGTCAAAACTGTCTGGTGGAGTTGCTGTATTCAAG GTTGGGGGGGTTAGTGAGGCAGAAGTGGGAGAGAGAAAAGATAGGGTAACAGATGCTTTAAATGCTACCAGAGCGGCTGTGGAAGAGGGAATTGTGCCAG GTGGTGGTGTTGCCCTTTTGTATGCCACAAAAGCCTTAGACGATCTTCAAGCTCAAAATGAAGACCAGAAAAGAGGCATCGAAATAATTCAGAATGCTCTCAAG GCACCTACGTCTACAATAGTATCAAACGCTGGATTTAATGCGCCTGTGGTTCTTGGCAAATTGTTGGAGCAAGATGATCATAATTTGGGTTATGATGCTGCTAAAG GTGAGTATGTTAACATGGTCCAGGCTGGAATCATAGATCCCCTTAAAGTTATCAGGACAGCGCTGGTAGATGCTGCCAG TGTTTCATTGCTATTGACGACGACAGAAGCAGCTGTCGTAGATAACccaaatgagaaaaaaccGCCAAGCCGTATGCCAGACATGGATGCCATGGACTATTAG
- the LOC8266958 gene encoding chaperonin CPN60-like 2, mitochondrial isoform X2, translating to MYRIASRLASSFGSSPSKKLVYGQLICSRSYVAKDISFGVGARAAMLQGINEVAEAVKVTMGPKGRNVIIEKSHGGPKVTKDGVTVAKSIKFKENAKNIGADLVKQVANATNTAAGDGTTCATVLTQAILTEGCKSVAAGVNVMDLRTGINMAIDAVVSDLKKSALMISTPEEITQVATISANGEREIGDLIARAMEKVGKEGVITVADGNTLENELEVVEGMKLARGYISPYFITDQKTQKCELENPFILIYEKKISDMNSLVRILELAVNKNRSLLVVAEDVESESLAMLILNKHHAGVKVCAIKAPGFGENRKANLDDLAILTGGEVISDDRGLTLDKVQIEMLGTAKKVTVSLDDTIVLHGGGDKKLIEERCEELRTAMDKSTAMFDKEKAQERLSKLSGGVAVFKVGGVSEAEVGERKDRVTDALNATRAAVEEGIVPGGGVALLYATKALDDLQAQNEDQKRGIEIIQNALKAPTSTIVSNAGFNAPVVLGKLLEQDDHNLGYDAAKGEEISFHILISMMISCFWKQVSMLTWSRLES from the exons ATGTATAGAATAGCTTCAAGATTAGCTTCATCCTTTGG CTCCTCCCCTTCGAAGAAACTG GTTTATGGTCAGCTTATATGCAGCAGAAGTTATGTGGCTAAAGATATCAGTTTTGGGGTTGGGGCTCGTGCAGCTATGTTGCAGGGAATCAATGAGGTTGCAGAAGCTGTCAAAGTTACAATGGGACCAAAG GGTCGCAATGTTATAATCGAGAAAAGTCATGGGGGTCCCAAGGTGACAAAGGATGGTGTCACTGTTGCCAAAAGCATCAAGTTCAAAGAAAATGCTAAGAATATTGGTGCAGACCTTGTAAAGCAGGTTGCAAATGCTACAAATACCGCAGCAGGAGATG GTACAACATGTGCAACTGTCCTGACCCAGGCAATACTCACAGAGGGTTGCAAGTCTGTTGCTGCTGGTGTTAATGTTATGGATTTGCGAACTGGTATTAATATGGCTATTGATGCTGTCGTTTCTGACTTGAAAAAGAGCGCACTAATGATAAGCACACCAGAAGAAATCACACAG GTAGCCACCATCTCTGCAAATGGTGAACGTGAGATTGGAGACCTGATAGCAAGAGCAATGGAAAAAGTTGGGAAGGAAGGAGTCATCACTGTTGCT GATGGGAATACTTTGGAAAATGAGTTGGAAGTAGTGGAAGGAATGAAACTTGCCAGAGGTTATATatctccttattttattactgATCAGAAGACCCAGAAATGT GAACTTGAAAACCCTTTTATCCTCATTTATGAGAAGAAAATTTCAGACATGAATTCACTTGTAAGAATATTGGAACTGGCAGTAAAT AAAAACAGATCACTTCTAGTTGTGGCTGAGGATGTGGAGAGTGAATCTCTAGCTATGCTTATTCTCAACAAGCATCATGCTGGAGTTAAG GTTTGTGCCATTAAAGCTCCTGGTTTTGGGGAAAACAGAAAAGCAAATTTGGATGACCTCGCCATTCTTACCGGTGGAGAG GTTATCAGTGATGATCGTGGTTTGACATTGGACAAAGTCCAAATTGAAATGCTTGGTACTGCTAAGAAG GTTACTGTTTCTCTTGATGACACAATAGTTCTTCATGGTGGTGGGGATAAGAAACTGATTGAAGAAAGATGTGAGGAG CTGAGGACAGCCATGGATAAGAGTACTGCCATGTTTGACAAGGAAAAAGCTCAGGAACGACTGTCAAAACTGTCTGGTGGAGTTGCTGTATTCAAG GTTGGGGGGGTTAGTGAGGCAGAAGTGGGAGAGAGAAAAGATAGGGTAACAGATGCTTTAAATGCTACCAGAGCGGCTGTGGAAGAGGGAATTGTGCCAG GTGGTGGTGTTGCCCTTTTGTATGCCACAAAAGCCTTAGACGATCTTCAAGCTCAAAATGAAGACCAGAAAAGAGGCATCGAAATAATTCAGAATGCTCTCAAG GCACCTACGTCTACAATAGTATCAAACGCTGGATTTAATGCGCCTGTGGTTCTTGGCAAATTGTTGGAGCAAGATGATCATAATTTGGGTTATGATGCTGCTAAAG GTgaagaaatttcttttcatatctTAATCTCTATGATGATAAGCTGTTTCTGGAAACAGGTGAGTATGTTAACATGGTCCAGGCTGGAATCATAG